TTTTTAAATCTATTCCATTATGTTTATAAAATCTTTTATCCTCAGAAGATATAAAAGAATGTTTAAGAAAAAATGGAATTTTATGATAGCTATTATCTATTTCAAATTTGCGGCTTAATTTGCTTAGTATCTTATTATCAGAAGATGATATTACATAAGAATATTTGGTTTCCCGAAACTTTTTATTTTTAGACACGTCAAATTTTAACGTACTAAATATTAGACTAAAAAAATAAAAAGATATTCCAGAAAAAATTAATATTGGAATTATTAAAACAAAAGATTTGAATTTAATCTTTTGCACCTTAAGCAACTAAAAAACTATGTCCAATCGCTAAAGCTGTAACTAACATTCCGGTTATAAGGAACGGTTGGGCACTTGCTTGATATTTGACATCAAACTTGAGAGGATCTCTTAGCAACCACATATCTTGAAATGTAATTTGTGGAATTACCAATAAAACCAAAATTACAGAGGCTAAATGTTGACCAATAATAACTAATACTACAACCATTGCTAATTGAAAAATGTCAATCAGTCCTGCACTTATTCTACTTGCATTTTTAATTCCAAATACTACAGGTAGAGAATTTAAGCCTAGCTTTGAGTCTCCTTCAACACTTTTGAAATCATTAATAACAGCAATTCCAAGTCCTGAGAGGCTATAAGCAAGTGTTAGTATCGCCGTCACGATAGTTAATTTCCCAAACAAGGCTTGTCCTGCCCACCAAGGTAAAGCTATATAAGATGCTCCTAATGCATAATTTCCAAGCCAACCATTCTGTTTTAATTTGAGTGGTGGAGCAGAATATATATAACTAACAAAGGAACCTCCTAATGCCAAAAGTAAGACGGAGGGGAAGCTGTGCTTAGCATATAAATCTAATAGAAAAGCAACTATTAAACCCGCTATAAGTAATACCCAGATTTGTATTTTTACATCTTTAATTGAAATTTTTCCAGAAGGAATTGGTCTATTTGGTTCATTAATTGCATCAATTTCTTTATCAAAAAAATCATTTATGGTTTGGGTATAACCAGCCAGAAGTGGTCCACTCATCAACATACATGCTAATGAAGCTAAAACATTACTAAATGTCCATTCAAAATTCCCACTTGCAGCTGCTCCACAAATAACTCCCCATATCAAAGGGATCCACGTTATGGGTTTCATTAACTGTATACGGAGTTTCCATATACTTGATGTTTCAGAGGCGCCCTTAATTCCTAATAGTTGTTTTGGATCATTCACTGTACTCTTTAACCTTTCTCAATTTCGTCTGGGAAAAACCAATTTTGCTCACCATTCTGAAATTTTGCGGTGATCCCAATACTTCTGCCGTCTGTCATTTTATAGCCTGTTATTACGGCTTTAGGATTCGAGGATATTTGATCGATTAATTTAGCTGGTAGTCTATCTTTTACTTTGTTAATGTTAATTTTGATTTTACTACCGATTTTGGGTAATAATTTTGTTTCAGCCATAAGAGGTAAAATGGAAGCTATTATGCAAGATTAACAGCATTTGGACAATTTTTACTAAAATGGTAGCTCTTCGTTTAATTCCTTGTTTAGATGTCGCCCATGGCAGAGTCGTTAAAGGTGTAAATTTTGTTAACTTGAGAGACTCAGGTGATCCTGTTGAATTGGCTTGTAGGTATTCTGATGAGGGCGCAGATGAATTAGTATTCTTAGATATTAGAGCTAGTGTAGAAAATAGAAATACATTAGTTGACCTTGTCTCTAGGACCGCAAAATCAGTAAAAATCCCATTTACAGTAGGGGGAGG
The Prochlorococcus marinus XMU1411 genome window above contains:
- the chlG gene encoding chlorophyll synthase ChlG, with the translated sequence MNDPKQLLGIKGASETSSIWKLRIQLMKPITWIPLIWGVICGAAASGNFEWTFSNVLASLACMLMSGPLLAGYTQTINDFFDKEIDAINEPNRPIPSGKISIKDVKIQIWVLLIAGLIVAFLLDLYAKHSFPSVLLLALGGSFVSYIYSAPPLKLKQNGWLGNYALGASYIALPWWAGQALFGKLTIVTAILTLAYSLSGLGIAVINDFKSVEGDSKLGLNSLPVVFGIKNASRISAGLIDIFQLAMVVVLVIIGQHLASVILVLLVIPQITFQDMWLLRDPLKFDVKYQASAQPFLITGMLVTALAIGHSFLVA
- the petP gene encoding cytochrome b6f subunit PetP; protein product: MAETKLLPKIGSKIKININKVKDRLPAKLIDQISSNPKAVITGYKMTDGRSIGITAKFQNGEQNWFFPDEIEKG